GTGTCACAAGAAGAGCAATTTTGGTCTCGTTTTTTAGAATTAGCCCAATTACAACTAAAAGATAGTGCCTATGATTTTTTTGTCGCCGATTCAAAATTAGTCAAAATCGATGGAGAGACGGCTACCATTTATCTTGATGGAAATTATAAAGAATTATTTTGGGAAACAAATCTAAAAAATGCTTTGATCACAGCCAGCTTTGAAGTCTACAATACAGATTTGAAGTTTCATTTCGTTTTTGAAGATACCGAAGAAATTCCTAGTAGTCATAGCGGTGAGAATAGGAGATTATCTTCAGGTAGCTTAACAACCGAACCGTTACCTAAAATTGATACAGGTTTGAAATCAAAGTACACCTTTGATAATTTTGTGCAAGGGGATGGAAATATTTGGGCGAAAGCAGCAGCGCTTGCAGTTTCTGAAAATCTTGCAACAACATACAACCCTCTATTTATTTATGGTGGACCAGGGCTTGGAAAGACTCACCTATTGAACGCAATTGGAAATCAAATCCTAGAAAATATTCCAAATGCACGAGTTAAGTATGTCCCAGCAGAAACCTTTATTAATGAATTTTTAGAACACCTTCGATTAGGAGAAATGAAGACGTTCAAGAATACCTATCGAAGTCTTGATCTCTTACTGATTGATGATATCCAGTCACTCGGTGGGAAAAAAGTCACGACTCAAGAGGAATTCTTTAATACCTTTAATGCCCTCCATAGCGACAACAAACAGATTGTTCTAACAAGCGATCGAAGTCCGGATCATTTAGATAGTCTTGAAGAGCGACTGGTTACTCGTTTCAAATGGGGACTAACGCAAAATATAACACCACCTGATTTTGAAACTCGGATTGCCATCTTACGAAATAAAATTGAAGATCTAGATTATATTTTTCCTAATGACACACTAGAATATCTAGCTGGTCAGTTTGATTCAAATGTCCGAGACTTAGAAGGTGCCTTAAATGATATTTCTTTAATGGCGAAGGTGAAAAAACTAAAAGAAATTACGATCGATGTTGCAGCTGAAGCTATTCGAGCTCGTAAAAACGATAATAGCAAGACGCTTGTCATCCCCATTGAAAAAATTCAGGAAGCAGTTGGAGCCTTTTATGGAGTCAGTGTAAAAGAAATCAAAGGTTCTCGAAGAGTTCAGAATATTGTCCTAGCACGACAAGTGGCCATGTATCTTTCAAGAGAGATGACGGACAACTCACTTCCTCGAATCGGAAAAGAATTCGGTGGAAAAGACCACACGACTGTCATTCATGCTTATGAAAAAATTAAAAGTATGGTCGACACAGATGATAATCTACGACTCGAAATTCAAAGTATCAAGAAAAAGTTAAATTAATCTGTGGATAACTTCCTCTAAACTTCTAGGGGTTATGCACAATTTTTAAACAAGTAACTTTTTAAGTCATAGATAGGATTCTGAGAGTTTTCCACAACTTCCACACAACCTACTATTACTATTAACTTACTAATCATAAAATAAATAAAAGGAATGACCATGATAAATTTTTCTATTAACAAAACTTTATTTTTACAAGCACTAAATACTACCAAAAGAGCGATCAGTTCAAAAAATGCTATCCCAATTCTTTCCACGATTAAAATTGATGTCACTCCAGAAGGAGTTGCCTTATCTGGATCGAATGGCCAAATTTCAATTGAAAACTTTATTTCTATCAAAGATGAAAATGCTGGTTTACTAGTGACCTCTCCAGGTTCTATTTTATTGGAAGCAACTTTCTTTATTAATGTGGTTTCAAGTTTACCAGATGTTACTTTAGATTTTAAAGAGATTGAACAAAAACAGGTTCTTTTAACAAGTGGAAAATCAGAAATTACACTTAAAGGAAAAGATGCAGATCAATATCCACGTATTCAAGAAATTGCTGCAAGTAATCCATTAGTTTTGGAAACAAAATTATTAAAACAATTAATTAATGAAACAGCATTTGCAGCAAGTGTACAAGAAAGTCGTCCAATTTTGACAGGTGTTCACTTTGTTTTATCGGATAATAAAGAGCTAAAAACAGTAGCAACAGACTCTCACCGTATGAGTCAAAAAGTGATTACACTGGAGAAAAATGGAGACAACTTTGATGTTGTCATCCCAAGTCGCTCTCTTCGTGAATTCACCTCTGTTTTTTCTGATGATATTGAAACAGTTGAGGTTTTCTTTGCTAACAATCAAATTCTCTTTAGAAGTGAACACATTAGTTTTTATACCCGTTTGCTAGAAGGAAATTATCC
Above is a window of Streptococcus sp. LPB0220 DNA encoding:
- the dnaN gene encoding DNA polymerase III subunit beta; translation: MINFSINKTLFLQALNTTKRAISSKNAIPILSTIKIDVTPEGVALSGSNGQISIENFISIKDENAGLLVTSPGSILLEATFFINVVSSLPDVTLDFKEIEQKQVLLTSGKSEITLKGKDADQYPRIQEIAASNPLVLETKLLKQLINETAFAASVQESRPILTGVHFVLSDNKELKTVATDSHRMSQKVITLEKNGDNFDVVIPSRSLREFTSVFSDDIETVEVFFANNQILFRSEHISFYTRLLEGNYPDTDRLIPTEFNTEATFNVANLRFAMERARLLSNATQNGTVKLEFKNGVVSSHVHSPEVGRVNEEIDTSAVSGEDLSISFNPTYLIEALKAIDSEQVVIRFISSVRPFTLVPEGNEQGFIQLITPVRTN
- the dnaA gene encoding chromosomal replication initiator protein DnaA, with the protein product MSQEEQFWSRFLELAQLQLKDSAYDFFVADSKLVKIDGETATIYLDGNYKELFWETNLKNALITASFEVYNTDLKFHFVFEDTEEIPSSHSGENRRLSSGSLTTEPLPKIDTGLKSKYTFDNFVQGDGNIWAKAAALAVSENLATTYNPLFIYGGPGLGKTHLLNAIGNQILENIPNARVKYVPAETFINEFLEHLRLGEMKTFKNTYRSLDLLLIDDIQSLGGKKVTTQEEFFNTFNALHSDNKQIVLTSDRSPDHLDSLEERLVTRFKWGLTQNITPPDFETRIAILRNKIEDLDYIFPNDTLEYLAGQFDSNVRDLEGALNDISLMAKVKKLKEITIDVAAEAIRARKNDNSKTLVIPIEKIQEAVGAFYGVSVKEIKGSRRVQNIVLARQVAMYLSREMTDNSLPRIGKEFGGKDHTTVIHAYEKIKSMVDTDDNLRLEIQSIKKKLN